In a single window of the Amycolatopsis sp. cg5 genome:
- a CDS encoding M12 family metallopeptidase: MGVIKKNAGRWSDHIPYEYHTSVAAGSVAAKWLDQKVKEFNDFIGKEVFQPRSGEADYAVFDLVTGNCNSAIGKQGGRQVIQYKEDTGGMTVHHEMGHCVGMGHENFHPDYPYKTRFTKGSIPEEQWKRNHVNYEGHGDFDNESIMRYTAASLEITLTGVELANDARRQAMSKGDKATVLYLMT; this comes from the coding sequence ATGGGTGTCATCAAGAAGAACGCGGGACGCTGGAGCGATCACATCCCGTACGAGTACCACACGAGTGTCGCGGCAGGCTCGGTCGCGGCCAAATGGCTTGACCAGAAAGTCAAGGAGTTCAACGACTTCATCGGCAAGGAGGTCTTCCAGCCGCGGTCGGGTGAAGCGGACTACGCGGTGTTCGACCTGGTCACCGGGAACTGCAACTCGGCGATCGGCAAGCAGGGCGGCCGCCAGGTCATCCAGTACAAGGAAGACACCGGCGGGATGACCGTGCACCACGAGATGGGCCACTGCGTGGGCATGGGGCACGAGAACTTCCACCCGGACTACCCGTACAAGACGAGGTTCACCAAGGGCAGCATTCCTGAGGAGCAGTGGAAGCGGAACCACGTCAACTACGAGGGACACGGCGACTTCGACAACGAGTCGATCATGCGCTACACGGCGGCGTCGCTCGAAATCACGCTGACCGGCGTCGAGCTGGCGAACGACGCGCGGCGCCAGGCGATGAGCAAGGGTGACAAGGCGACCGTGCTCTATTTGATGACGTGA